One genomic segment of Lampris incognitus isolate fLamInc1 chromosome 2, fLamInc1.hap2, whole genome shotgun sequence includes these proteins:
- the LOC130107202 gene encoding opioid growth factor receptor-like: MSILRYNVRLPSLGRLTFWNYLSAFNLRPRRCLTAVAVGIVGTLWLWYKTRKPPGVHDEARPSDGDPEEVLSEVVTEKSDSDSVSEGPKNGKRAADCSVDIAESQKRPRTEEEDSEESDGSECAASEDDDFSCEYDSTWETSSPTAVSHRTDRRESEHRTFWIFKHAARDMQNYRHDYTHKPARQHWNQKVRVEGDDMANLNFYLGKTPSAPDGVFIDEFHSEWYGKYNKLERVHTFIQWLFPLQEPGVNKEARELTKREIKAFLEHDIAKENLLKSYKLMLDFYGIELSNEGTGEVQRASNWEERFGNLNSNTHNNLRITRILKCLGTLGFSHYQAPLVQFFLEETLEHGNLPDVKESVLNYFLFAVLDRTERRKLLKYAFLNYEPKEEFVWCPKKIQLTWTTKAGIPYPTQPLQATVQDYCEDGYSSNTDYV; this comes from the exons ATGTCGATCCTACGTTATAACGTCCGTTTGCCCAGTTTGGGGCGTTTGACATTTTGGAATTACCTCAGCGCCTTCAACCTGCGCCCTCGCCGGTGCTTGACAGCCGTAGCCGTCGGTATTGTGGGCACGTTGTGGTTGTGGTACAAGACGCGGAAACCCCCCGGAGTCCACGACGAGGCTCGGCCGAGCGACGGCGACCCCGAGGAAGTCCTGTCAGAGGTGGTCACCGAGAAGTCTGACTCTGATTCGGTTTCCGAGGGCCCAAAGAACGGCAAGAGAGCCGCCGACTGCAGCGTAGACATCGCCGAATCGCAGAAAAGGCCGAGGACCGAGGAAGAGGACAGTGAGGAATCTGACGGCAGCGAATGTGCGGCGAGTGAGGACGACGACTTCTCCTGCGAGTACGACTCCACCTGGGAGACGTCGTCGCCCACCGCCGTGTCCCACAGGACCGATCGCCGGGAGTCCGAGCAT CGAACGTTTTGGATATTCAAACATGCCGCAAGAGACATGCAAAACTACCGACATGATTACACG CACAAGCCAGCCCGCCAACACTGGAACCAGAAAGTAAGG GTGGAGGGGGATGACATGGCTAATTTGAACTTCTACTTGGGGAAAACACCTTCAGCTCCTGATG GAGTCTTCATTGACGAGTTCCACAGTGAATGGTATGGGAAGTACAACAAACTGGAGCGGGTTCATACTTTCATTCAATG GTTGTTTCCACTTCAAGAGCCAGGAGTAAACAAGGAAGCCAGGGAACTGACAAAAAGAGAAATTAAG GCATTCCTTGAACATGACATCGCAAAGGAAAATTTGCTGAAGTCCTACAAGCTCATGCTGGACTTCTACGGTATTGAGCTGTCCAATGAGGGAACTGGCGAGGTCCAAAGAGCATCAAACTGGGAAGAAAGATTTGGCAACTTGAATAG TAACACCCACAACAACCTGCGCATCACCCGTATTCTGAAGTGCCTGGGGACTTTGGGGTTCAGTCATTACCAAGCTCCCTTGGTCCAATTCTTCCTGGAGGAGACTCTTGAGCATGGAAACCTTCCAGATGTCAAGGAGAGCGTGCTCAACTACTTCCTGTTTGCTGTCCTTGACCGGACAGAACGTAGGAAACTTCTCAAGTATGCCTTTCTGAACTATGAGCCGAAAGAAGAATTTGTGTGGTGCCCAAAGAAGATCCAATTGACATGGACAACGAAGGCAGGGATTCCGTATCCCACCCAACCACTGCAGGCGACGGTCCAAGATTACTGTGAAGATGGTTACTCTTCCAACACTGACTATGTGTGA